Proteins encoded in a region of the Streptococcus sanguinis genome:
- the recX gene encoding recombination regulator RecX codes for MKITKIEKKKRLYLLELDDSEKLYITEDTIVRFMLSKGMEITEQELKEIQGYAQFSYGKNLALYHLSFKQRTAKEVKDYLTQHDIQPEIISQVLDNLKKDNWINDRKYANSFIQSNLITGDKGAFVLKQKLSQKGISSTIIEEELSQFDFTELTDKVAEKLLKKHQGKLPSKALQDKILQSLINKGFSYSQAKTAYQHLEIEEDKENQQELLYKELDKKYRKYSKKYDGYDLKQRLTQALARKGYDFSDIASALREYL; via the coding sequence ATGAAAATCACAAAAATCGAAAAGAAAAAAAGACTCTACCTCTTGGAGTTGGACGACAGTGAAAAGCTCTATATTACAGAAGACACCATTGTTCGCTTCATGTTGTCTAAAGGAATGGAAATCACGGAGCAGGAGCTAAAAGAAATTCAAGGCTATGCCCAATTTTCCTACGGAAAAAATCTAGCCCTCTACCATCTTTCCTTCAAGCAAAGAACTGCCAAGGAAGTTAAAGACTACTTAACACAGCACGACATCCAACCAGAAATCATCAGCCAGGTCTTGGACAATCTAAAAAAGGATAATTGGATTAATGATAGAAAATATGCTAACTCTTTTATCCAATCCAATCTTATCACTGGTGACAAAGGCGCTTTTGTTCTAAAACAAAAACTCAGCCAAAAAGGGATTTCTAGCACCATCATAGAAGAAGAATTGAGCCAGTTTGATTTTACTGAACTAACAGACAAGGTTGCCGAAAAGCTGCTCAAAAAACATCAGGGAAAACTGCCCAGCAAGGCCTTACAAGATAAAATACTTCAATCCTTGATAAACAAAGGTTTTTCCTATAGTCAAGCTAAAACCGCCTATCAGCATTTGGAAATCGAAGAAGACAAAGAAAACCAGCAAGAGCTACTCTATAAAGAGCTAGACAAGAAATACCGCAAGTACTCAAAAAAGTACGACGGCTACGACCTAAAACAGCGTTTAACCCAAGCTCTAGCCCGCAAGGGCTATGATTTCTCCGACATCGCTAGCGCCCTGAGAGAATATCTTTAA
- a CDS encoding aminoglycoside 3'-phosphotransferase yields MKAEKISLPLAQFPEQIRTYLEGANFYDSSSHSAASVFYADTGYYLKIDQKGQLAQEATLAKWFEKQGLSVPVIHYLTEDKDYLLTKEAEGKDALAFLQQPEELCQTMATALKKLHSIQPQHFPIQHRLQHYKEQAAENYRKGCFYQKAILPQFHIQNREEAYQLIQEQGQLLTADALIHGDACLPNFILKDAATFSCFIDLGLAGLSDRHFDLYWAIWSLTYNLSEPKYAELFLDYYGRKDVDTDKLRLIAAFEAFG; encoded by the coding sequence ATGAAAGCAGAAAAAATATCCCTTCCACTAGCCCAGTTCCCTGAGCAAATACGAACTTATCTAGAGGGAGCCAACTTTTACGACAGCTCCTCACATTCTGCAGCCAGCGTTTTCTATGCTGATACAGGCTATTATTTGAAAATCGACCAAAAAGGCCAGTTAGCCCAAGAAGCCACACTTGCCAAGTGGTTTGAAAAGCAAGGACTCAGTGTGCCTGTCATTCACTACCTGACAGAAGATAAGGACTACCTGCTGACTAAAGAAGCCGAGGGCAAGGACGCCCTAGCCTTTCTTCAACAGCCAGAAGAACTTTGCCAAACGATGGCTACCGCACTAAAAAAACTTCACAGCATCCAACCCCAGCATTTCCCAATCCAGCATCGCCTCCAACACTATAAAGAACAAGCAGCGGAAAATTATCGGAAAGGTTGCTTTTATCAAAAAGCCATACTGCCTCAATTTCATATCCAAAACCGAGAGGAAGCTTACCAGCTTATCCAAGAGCAGGGACAGCTACTGACGGCGGACGCCTTGATCCACGGAGATGCCTGCTTGCCTAATTTCATTCTGAAAGACGCAGCAACCTTCTCCTGCTTTATTGACCTTGGTCTCGCCGGCCTTAGCGATCGCCACTTTGACCTTTACTGGGCGATCTGGTCTCTTACTTATAATTTATCTGAACCTAAATATGCAGAGCTATTTCTTGACTACTATGGCAGGAAGGATGTTGATACAGACAAACTGCGCTTGATTGCTGCCTTTGAAGCATTTGGCTAA
- the rlmD gene encoding 23S rRNA (uracil(1939)-C(5))-methyltransferase RlmD: MNVKVKQRIPLKIKKMGINGEGIGFYKKTLVFVPGALKGEEVYCQVTRVQRNFIEAKLLTINKRSKFRVEAPCEIYDRCGGCQIMHLHYDKQLEFKEDLLRQALKKFAPAGYENYEIRPTIGMQEPLYYRAKLQFQTRKFKDEVKAGLYAQNSHYLVSLKNCLVQDKVTQQIINKVARLLSKYRLPIYDERKTAGVRTVMIRRSRKTGQVQMIFVTGRKLDFSLVVQDLVAEFPELETVAVNYHTSKSSEIYGDKTEIIWGEEAIQEGVLDYEFSLSPRAFYQLNPEQTEVLYGEAVKALDVTEEDHLIDAYCGVGTIGFAFAKRVKSLRGMDIIPEAIEDAKRNAKRMGFANTLYEAGTAEEIIPRWYAEGYRADALIVDPPRTGLDDKLLETIVRYAPEKMVYVSCNVSTLARDLVKLCRVYDVHYIQSVDMFPHTARTEAVVKLSKRDSSRLS, translated from the coding sequence ATGAATGTGAAAGTGAAGCAAAGAATCCCTTTGAAAATTAAGAAAATGGGGATTAATGGGGAAGGGATTGGATTTTATAAGAAAACTCTGGTCTTTGTGCCAGGGGCTTTGAAAGGCGAGGAAGTCTACTGTCAGGTGACCAGAGTTCAGCGTAATTTCATCGAGGCCAAGCTCTTGACCATCAACAAGCGGTCAAAATTTCGGGTGGAAGCGCCTTGTGAGATTTATGATAGGTGTGGGGGCTGTCAAATCATGCACCTCCACTATGACAAGCAGTTGGAGTTTAAGGAAGATTTGCTGCGTCAGGCTTTGAAAAAATTTGCGCCAGCTGGCTACGAGAACTATGAGATTCGTCCGACCATTGGTATGCAGGAGCCGCTCTATTATCGGGCCAAGTTGCAGTTTCAGACTCGGAAATTTAAGGATGAGGTCAAAGCGGGGCTCTATGCCCAGAATTCCCACTATCTGGTCTCGCTGAAAAACTGTCTGGTTCAGGACAAGGTAACGCAACAGATCATAAATAAGGTTGCTCGGCTTTTAAGTAAGTATAGGCTGCCTATCTATGATGAGAGGAAGACTGCTGGAGTACGTACGGTCATGATTCGCAGATCCAGAAAGACGGGTCAGGTGCAGATGATTTTTGTGACAGGGCGCAAGCTGGACTTCTCTCTAGTAGTTCAAGACCTAGTGGCTGAATTTCCAGAGTTGGAGACAGTAGCAGTCAATTATCATACGAGCAAGTCTAGTGAGATTTATGGGGATAAGACAGAGATTATCTGGGGTGAGGAGGCAATCCAAGAAGGAGTGCTGGACTATGAATTCTCCCTGTCGCCTCGAGCTTTCTATCAGCTCAACCCTGAGCAAACAGAGGTGCTCTATGGGGAGGCGGTTAAGGCGCTGGATGTAACGGAAGAAGACCATTTAATTGATGCTTATTGCGGAGTGGGGACCATCGGCTTTGCCTTTGCTAAAAGGGTCAAATCTCTGAGGGGCATGGACATCATCCCTGAGGCCATTGAAGACGCCAAGCGTAATGCAAAAAGGATGGGCTTTGCCAATACGCTCTACGAGGCTGGAACGGCAGAGGAGATTATTCCTCGCTGGTACGCTGAGGGTTATAGGGCGGATGCCTTAATTGTCGATCCGCCGCGAACAGGTCTGGACGATAAGCTGCTGGAGACAATTGTTCGTTATGCACCTGAGAAGATGGTCTACGTTTCCTGCAATGTCTCAACTCTGGCTCGCGATTTGGTCAAGCTCTGTCGGGTCTACGATGTCCACTACATCCAGTCGGTTGATATGTTTCCGCATACCGCTCGGACTGAAGCAGTGGTGAAATTATCCAAACGAGATAGCTCTCGTTTGAGTTAA
- a CDS encoding MIP/aquaporin family protein, translated as MMKEIFGEFLGTLLLLLLGNGVVAGVVLPKTKSHNSGWIVITMGWGIAVAIAAFVSGNLGPAHLNPALTIGVALKGDLPWASVLPYVLAQFAGAMVGQFLVFLQFKPHYLAEENPANILGTFSTGPAIKDTFSNLISEILGTFVLVLTIFALGLYKLQAGIGTFAVGTLIVGIGLSLGGTTGYALNPARDLGPRIMHSLLPIPKKGDGDWSYAWIPVVGPIIGAVLAVLVFGLF; from the coding sequence ATGATGAAAGAAATCTTTGGCGAATTTTTAGGCACACTGCTCTTGCTCCTTTTGGGAAATGGTGTAGTTGCAGGTGTAGTTCTTCCCAAAACCAAGAGTCACAATTCAGGCTGGATTGTAATTACTATGGGATGGGGGATTGCCGTTGCCATCGCTGCTTTTGTATCTGGCAACCTTGGACCAGCCCATCTGAATCCTGCCCTCACTATCGGAGTAGCCCTGAAAGGTGATTTGCCTTGGGCATCTGTACTTCCTTACGTCCTTGCTCAGTTTGCAGGTGCTATGGTCGGACAGTTTCTAGTCTTCCTACAGTTCAAGCCTCACTATTTGGCAGAAGAAAATCCAGCAAACATCTTGGGCACATTCAGCACAGGACCAGCTATCAAAGATACCTTCTCTAACCTGATTAGCGAAATCCTTGGAACTTTTGTTCTTGTACTGACTATCTTCGCTCTTGGACTTTATAAGCTGCAAGCAGGCATTGGTACTTTTGCAGTCGGAACATTGATTGTCGGAATTGGTCTCTCACTTGGTGGAACAACTGGCTATGCCCTCAACCCAGCTCGTGATTTAGGCCCTCGTATCATGCACAGTCTTCTTCCTATTCCCAAAAAAGGTGATGGTGATTGGAGCTATGCTTGGATTCCAGTTGTCGGACCAATCATTGGTGCCGTCCTTGCAGTCCTAGTCTTTGGCTTATTCTAA
- the glpO gene encoding type 1 glycerol-3-phosphate oxidase gives MEFSKKTRELSIKKMQERTLDLLIIGGGITGAGVALQAAASGLETGLIEMQDFAEGTSSRSTKLVHGGLRYLKQFDVEVVSDTVSERAVVQQIAPHIPKPDPMLLPVYEEEGATFSLFRLKVAMDLYDLLAGVNNTPAANKVLSKEEVLEREPELKKEGLVGGGVYLDFRNNDARLVIENIKRANQDGALIANHVKAEGFLFDEAGKITGVVARDLLTDEVFEIKARLVINTTGPWSDKVRNLSNDGEQYSQMRPTKGVHLVVDSSKIKVSQPVYFDTGLGDGRMVFVLPRENKTYFGTTDTDYTGELEHPKVTQEDVDYLLGIVNNRFPEAKITIDDIESSWAGLRPLIAGNSASDYNGGNNGTISDESFNALIATVESYLAKEKSREDVEAAVTQLESSTSEKHLDPSAVSRGSSLERDNNGLLTLAGGKITDYRKMAEGAMERVVEILKAEFDRSFKLINSKTYPVSGGELNPANVDSEIEAFAQLGVSRGLDSKEAFYLANLYGSNSPKVFALAHSIEQAPGLSLADTLSLHYAMRNELALSPVDFLLRRTNHMLFMRDSLDAILEPVLDEMGRFYDWTEEEKATYRNDVQAALANNDLEELKK, from the coding sequence ATGGAATTTTCAAAGAAAACACGTGAATTATCGATTAAAAAAATGCAGGAACGAACCTTGGACCTCCTGATTATTGGTGGTGGGATTACCGGTGCTGGGGTAGCCTTGCAAGCGGCAGCTAGTGGCCTGGAGACCGGTCTGATTGAAATGCAGGATTTTGCAGAAGGAACTTCTAGCCGTTCGACTAAGCTGGTCCACGGCGGACTTCGTTACCTCAAGCAATTCGACGTAGAGGTGGTCTCAGATACAGTTTCAGAGCGTGCTGTAGTTCAGCAAATTGCCCCTCATATTCCAAAACCAGATCCTATGCTCCTGCCTGTCTACGAAGAAGAGGGCGCTACTTTCAGCCTCTTCCGCCTCAAAGTGGCTATGGACCTCTATGACCTCTTGGCTGGTGTCAACAACACTCCTGCTGCTAACAAGGTCTTGAGCAAGGAAGAAGTGCTAGAACGGGAACCCGAACTGAAGAAGGAAGGTCTGGTCGGTGGCGGTGTCTATCTTGACTTCCGTAACAACGACGCTCGCCTCGTGATTGAAAATATCAAACGTGCCAACCAAGACGGCGCCCTGATTGCCAACCATGTCAAGGCAGAAGGCTTCCTCTTTGATGAAGCAGGAAAGATTACAGGTGTTGTTGCGCGTGATCTCTTGACAGATGAAGTCTTTGAAATCAAGGCTCGCTTGGTCATCAATACAACTGGTCCTTGGAGCGATAAGGTACGCAATCTGTCTAATGACGGTGAGCAATACTCACAAATGCGTCCAACCAAGGGTGTTCACTTGGTGGTTGACTCTAGCAAGATCAAAGTTTCTCAGCCAGTCTACTTTGACACAGGCTTGGGAGATGGTCGGATGGTCTTTGTTCTTCCACGTGAAAATAAAACCTACTTTGGTACGACAGATACTGACTATACTGGTGAACTAGAGCATCCAAAAGTAACCCAAGAAGATGTGGATTACCTCTTGGGCATTGTCAACAATCGCTTCCCAGAAGCAAAGATCACAATTGACGACATCGAAAGTAGCTGGGCAGGTCTGCGTCCTCTCATTGCAGGAAACAGCGCTTCTGACTACAACGGCGGAAACAACGGTACCATTAGCGACGAAAGCTTCAATGCACTGATTGCGACTGTTGAAAGCTATCTAGCCAAAGAAAAATCCCGTGAAGATGTTGAAGCAGCTGTTACGCAACTTGAAAGCAGCACATCTGAAAAACACTTGGATCCATCTGCCGTGTCTCGCGGTTCCAGTCTAGAGCGTGATAACAATGGCCTCTTGACCCTTGCTGGCGGTAAGATTACGGACTATCGTAAGATGGCGGAAGGCGCTATGGAGCGCGTGGTTGAAATCTTAAAAGCAGAATTCGACCGCAGCTTCAAGCTCATCAACTCGAAGACCTACCCTGTTTCAGGCGGAGAGCTCAATCCAGCTAATGTGGATTCCGAGATCGAAGCTTTTGCGCAACTTGGTGTCTCACGTGGCTTAGACAGCAAAGAAGCCTTCTATCTTGCAAACCTTTACGGCTCCAATTCTCCTAAAGTCTTTGCCCTCGCTCATAGCATCGAGCAAGCACCAGGTCTCAGCCTAGCGGATACCTTGTCACTGCACTATGCTATGCGTAACGAATTAGCACTTAGCCCAGTTGACTTCCTGCTTCGCCGGACAAACCACATGCTCTTTATGCGGGATAGCTTAGATGCTATTTTAGAGCCAGTTCTGGACGAAATGGGACGCTTCTACGACTGGACAGAAGAAGAAAAAGCAACTTATCGAAACGATGTTCAAGCTGCCCTTGCAAATAACGATTTAGAAGAATTAAAAAAATAG
- the glpK gene encoding glycerol kinase GlpK produces the protein MSQEKYIMAIDQGTTSSRAIIFNKKGEKVSSSQKEFTQIFPQAGWVEHNANEIWNSVQSVIAGAFIESGVKPNQIEAIGITNQRETTVVWDKNTGLPIYNAIVWQSRQTAPLAEQLKSQGYVEKFHEKTGLIIDAYFSATKVRWILDHVEGAQERAEKGELLFGTIDTWLVWKLTDGAAHVTDYSNAARTMLYNIKDLKWDDEILEILNIPKAMLPEVRSNSEIYGKTAPFHFYGGEVPISGMAGDQQAALFGQLAFEPGMVKNTYGTGSFIIMNTGEEMQLSENNLLTTIGYGINGKVYYALEGSIFIAGSAIQWLRDGLRMVENSPESEKYALNSHNNDEVYVVPAFTGLGAPYWDQNARGSVFGLTRGTSKEDFIKATLQSIAYQVRDIIDTMQVDAKTAIQVLKVDGGAAMNNFLMQFQADILGIDIARAKNLETTALGAAFLAGLSVGYWKDLDELRTLNETGELFEPSMNESRKEQLYKGWKKAVKATQAFAEIDD, from the coding sequence ATGTCACAAGAAAAATACATCATGGCCATCGACCAAGGAACAACTAGTTCCCGCGCCATCATCTTTAACAAAAAAGGAGAAAAAGTTAGCTCCAGTCAAAAAGAATTTACTCAGATTTTCCCTCAAGCTGGATGGGTTGAGCACAATGCCAATGAAATTTGGAACTCTGTGCAGTCTGTTATCGCCGGTGCCTTCATCGAAAGTGGAGTCAAACCTAACCAAATCGAAGCCATCGGAATCACCAACCAGCGTGAAACAACTGTTGTCTGGGATAAGAATACTGGCCTTCCTATCTATAATGCTATCGTTTGGCAATCTCGTCAGACTGCTCCTCTGGCTGAACAGCTGAAAAGCCAAGGCTATGTGGAAAAATTCCATGAAAAGACTGGTTTGATTATTGACGCTTACTTCTCTGCTACCAAGGTTCGCTGGATTTTGGACCATGTAGAGGGAGCGCAAGAAAGAGCTGAAAAGGGTGAATTGCTCTTTGGGACTATCGATACTTGGCTGGTTTGGAAATTAACTGACGGCGCGGCTCACGTGACCGACTACTCAAATGCAGCCCGTACCATGCTCTATAACATCAAGGATCTTAAATGGGATGATGAGATTTTGGAAATCCTTAACATTCCAAAGGCTATGCTTCCAGAAGTTCGATCTAACTCAGAAATCTATGGCAAGACTGCTCCATTCCATTTCTACGGCGGAGAAGTTCCAATCTCTGGTATGGCTGGTGACCAACAGGCCGCTCTCTTTGGACAGTTAGCTTTTGAGCCTGGTATGGTTAAGAATACTTATGGAACTGGTTCTTTCATCATCATGAACACTGGTGAAGAGATGCAGCTGTCTGAAAATAACCTCTTGACAACCATTGGCTACGGTATCAACGGCAAGGTTTACTATGCTTTAGAAGGTTCTATCTTCATTGCCGGAAGTGCCATTCAATGGCTGCGCGACGGTCTTCGGATGGTTGAAAATTCACCAGAATCTGAAAAATATGCTCTCAATTCTCACAACAATGACGAAGTCTATGTCGTACCTGCCTTTACTGGTCTGGGCGCTCCCTACTGGGATCAAAATGCACGTGGATCTGTCTTTGGCTTGACCCGCGGAACCAGCAAGGAAGACTTTATCAAGGCTACTCTGCAATCCATCGCTTACCAAGTACGCGACATCATTGATACCATGCAGGTGGATGCCAAGACTGCTATTCAAGTCCTCAAAGTCGACGGCGGTGCTGCTATGAACAACTTCCTCATGCAGTTCCAGGCTGACATTTTGGGAATCGATATTGCCCGTGCTAAAAACCTAGAAACAACTGCTCTCGGGGCTGCCTTCTTAGCAGGACTTTCAGTAGGCTACTGGAAAGACTTAGACGAACTCCGCACTCTCAACGAAACTGGAGAACTCTTTGAACCATCTATGAATGAATCCCGCAAGGAACAACTCTACAAAGGATGGAAAAAAGCCGTTAAGGCAACTCAAGCCTTTGCAGAAATCGATGACTGA
- a CDS encoding helix-turn-helix domain-containing protein produces the protein MYLADLMEKSEAGQFIVLSYLQQHSTSSLKDVMSETGFSKATLTKYISLINDKAMDHHAAVSIQLQDETLSLSVGPDTKGRDIRRLFLGNAVKYQILTYLLYHQQFLAHQLAQELMISEATLGRHISGLNQILSEFELSIQNGRLKGPEHQIRYFYFCLFRKVWSSQDWEKELQKSERRQEVAVLEELCGAQLSQGQRLDLALWAHITQQRLRVNACQFQNIEQKMQGYFENIFYQRLHRRTNDFFAGQHITLSLEDGEMMIFFSFLISHRILPLHTMEYILGFGGEIASLITQLIQEMKSQDLLGDYIEDQVTYELSQLCAHVFLFKGCLLQDKYKHDLELRHPYLWSEYDYRQVADTIFSKLPIFQQGTSLDKKVLWEWLQLMEYIAENDGQLIKIGMDLIDSFIVVSRMTAILRRYLEYNRFITIESYDLTRNYDLIITNNPIHQTQQAPIYYLKNDLDLEDLAQIRHMIFH, from the coding sequence ATGTATCTTGCAGACTTAATGGAAAAGAGTGAAGCGGGGCAGTTTATTGTCCTGTCTTATTTACAGCAGCATTCTACATCCAGTTTGAAGGATGTCATGTCTGAAACAGGCTTCTCAAAAGCAACCTTGACCAAGTACATTAGCTTGATAAACGACAAGGCTATGGACCATCATGCAGCCGTATCCATCCAGCTTCAGGACGAAACACTCAGTCTGTCTGTCGGACCGGATACCAAGGGACGGGATATTCGCAGACTCTTTTTGGGCAATGCCGTCAAATATCAGATTTTAACCTACCTGCTCTACCATCAGCAGTTTTTAGCCCATCAATTAGCTCAGGAACTGATGATTAGTGAAGCAACACTCGGCCGTCATATATCCGGTCTAAATCAGATTTTATCAGAGTTTGAGCTATCTATCCAAAATGGCCGCCTGAAAGGTCCTGAACACCAGATCCGCTATTTTTATTTCTGCCTCTTTCGCAAGGTTTGGTCTAGTCAAGATTGGGAAAAAGAACTTCAAAAATCAGAAAGAAGGCAGGAAGTTGCCGTCTTAGAAGAACTCTGTGGAGCCCAACTCTCTCAAGGACAGCGATTGGACTTGGCTCTTTGGGCACATATCACCCAACAACGCCTAAGAGTCAATGCCTGTCAATTCCAAAACATTGAGCAGAAAATGCAGGGCTATTTTGAAAATATCTTTTACCAGCGCTTGCATCGCCGAACAAATGATTTCTTTGCTGGACAGCACATCACCCTGAGTCTCGAAGATGGCGAAATGATGATTTTCTTTTCATTTCTGATTTCCCATCGGATTTTACCCTTACACACCATGGAGTATATACTGGGCTTTGGCGGTGAAATTGCCAGTCTGATTACGCAACTGATTCAAGAGATGAAATCTCAGGACTTGCTTGGTGACTACATCGAAGATCAAGTGACCTACGAACTCAGTCAGCTCTGCGCCCATGTCTTTCTTTTCAAAGGCTGTCTCTTGCAAGACAAATACAAGCATGATTTGGAATTGCGCCATCCGTACTTATGGAGCGAATATGATTATCGACAAGTGGCAGACACGATTTTTAGCAAATTGCCTATTTTCCAGCAGGGAACATCTCTGGATAAAAAGGTGTTGTGGGAATGGCTCCAGCTGATGGAATACATTGCTGAAAACGACGGTCAACTCATCAAGATAGGCATGGACTTGATAGATAGCTTTATCGTTGTTTCCAGGATGACAGCCATTTTAAGGCGATACTTAGAGTACAATCGCTTTATTACGATTGAATCCTACGACCTTACCAGAAATTATGACCTCATCATCACCAACAATCCTATCCATCAAACCCAGCAGGCTCCCATCTATTATTTAAAAAATGACCTGGATTTGGAAGATTTGGCTCAAATCCGTCACATGATATTTCATTAA
- a CDS encoding DUF1858 domain-containing protein has protein sequence MDNVIDLSIPVAEVIEKQPEVLDVLVELGFTPLANPVMRNTVGRVVSIKKGAGMNGIDLNKIKQTLELNGYEVVGI, from the coding sequence ATGGATAATGTGATTGATTTGTCTATCCCGGTGGCAGAAGTGATTGAGAAGCAGCCAGAAGTTTTGGATGTTCTGGTCGAGTTGGGCTTTACGCCTCTGGCCAATCCCGTTATGCGCAATACAGTCGGGCGCGTGGTTTCTATCAAAAAAGGTGCTGGTATGAATGGCATTGACCTTAATAAAATCAAGCAAACTCTGGAATTAAATGGCTATGAAGTGGTGGGGATTTAG
- a CDS encoding DUF438 domain-containing protein: MATERIEVLKSILLDLHNGASAESVQELFNEHFAGVSAIEISLMEHELMNSDTGVTFEDVMSLCNVHANLFKGAIQNVEVADTDHPGHPVQIFKQENLALRAALMRVRRLLSTYESTEVEDLLPEIRKGLQRQLNLVGQFDVHYQRKEELMFPIMESYGHDSPPKVMWGVDDQIRDLFQEAKIAAEQLPDTSIEEVKDKFEAFVAEFEAMIFKEESILLMILLESFHQDDWLKIAEESDAYGYAIIKPTEKWIPARHSFSEKEAGAAADEGSEAPASTEQTSDGRFQQVIDTPDGQVTISFKPKEKKEQAFNRDSQQSFGHGYLSVAEANLILDHLPMEITFVNKDDIFQYYNDSVPADEMIFKRTPSQIGRNVELCHPPKFLDKVRQIFKALREGERDKFEMWFKSESRGKFVHVTYAAVRDEAGEFQGVLEYVQDIQPFRDIDSDFYRDLD, encoded by the coding sequence ATGGCTACTGAACGCATTGAGGTCCTCAAGTCTATCTTGCTGGACCTACATAATGGAGCTTCAGCAGAATCTGTTCAGGAGCTTTTCAACGAGCATTTTGCAGGTGTGTCCGCTATTGAGATCAGCCTGATGGAGCATGAGCTAATGAACTCAGATACGGGAGTGACCTTCGAAGACGTCATGTCCCTCTGCAATGTCCATGCCAACCTCTTTAAAGGGGCCATTCAGAATGTAGAGGTGGCGGATACTGACCATCCAGGCCATCCGGTTCAGATCTTTAAGCAGGAAAATCTAGCCTTGCGGGCTGCCCTCATGCGGGTTCGCAGGCTCCTATCTACCTATGAAAGCACAGAAGTTGAGGACCTTCTTCCTGAAATACGCAAGGGACTCCAGCGCCAGCTGAATTTGGTAGGTCAGTTTGATGTCCACTATCAGCGCAAGGAAGAGCTTATGTTTCCTATCATGGAGAGCTACGGCCATGATTCGCCGCCCAAGGTCATGTGGGGGGTAGACGACCAGATTCGGGACCTTTTCCAAGAGGCTAAGATTGCTGCAGAGCAACTGCCGGATACTTCGATTGAGGAAGTCAAGGACAAGTTTGAGGCTTTTGTGGCTGAGTTTGAAGCTATGATTTTCAAGGAAGAGTCCATTTTGCTTATGATTCTCTTGGAGTCCTTTCATCAGGATGACTGGCTCAAGATTGCTGAGGAGAGTGATGCTTATGGTTATGCTATCATCAAGCCAACAGAGAAATGGATTCCTGCGCGGCACTCATTCTCGGAGAAGGAAGCTGGGGCTGCTGCTGATGAAGGAAGCGAAGCGCCAGCCAGCACAGAGCAGACTAGTGATGGCAGATTTCAGCAGGTCATTGATACGCCGGATGGTCAGGTCACTATTTCCTTTAAGCCTAAGGAAAAGAAGGAGCAAGCCTTTAATCGGGACTCCCAGCAGTCTTTTGGCCATGGCTATCTGTCAGTGGCGGAGGCCAATCTGATTTTGGACCATCTGCCCATGGAGATTACCTTTGTCAATAAGGACGATATTTTCCAGTATTATAATGACAGCGTGCCGGCGGACGAGATGATTTTCAAGCGGACGCCTTCCCAGATAGGGCGCAATGTCGAGCTCTGTCACCCACCTAAGTTTTTGGACAAGGTGCGGCAGATTTTCAAGGCTCTGCGCGAGGGAGAGCGGGACAAGTTTGAGATGTGGTTCAAGTCGGAATCACGGGGCAAGTTTGTCCATGTGACCTATGCAGCAGTGCGGGATGAGGCTGGTGAGTTTCAGGGAGTGCTGGAGTATGTGCAGGACATTCAGCCCTTCCGTGATATTGATAGTGATTTTTACAGAGATTTGGACTAG
- a CDS encoding DUF1912 family protein — MSYEQEFLQEFEAWVKTQVMINEMALKESQAVYEADQDERAKEAAIRYESRLDAYQFLLGKFDNYQAGKGFHDLPDGLLGERNY; from the coding sequence ATGAGTTACGAACAGGAATTTTTACAAGAGTTTGAAGCTTGGGTCAAGACCCAGGTCATGATTAACGAGATGGCCCTCAAGGAGAGTCAGGCTGTCTATGAAGCGGACCAAGACGAGCGGGCCAAGGAAGCGGCTATTCGCTATGAAAGTCGTCTCGATGCCTACCAGTTCCTTTTAGGGAAATTCGACAACTATCAGGCGGGCAAGGGATTTCATGACCTGCCAGACGGACTTTTAGGCGAGAGAAATTATTGA